One stretch of Macaca nemestrina isolate mMacNem1 chromosome 17, mMacNem.hap1, whole genome shotgun sequence DNA includes these proteins:
- the LOC105485150 gene encoding zinc finger protein 830, with product MPRRTETRIALGLVAKMASSASARIPAGKRVVNQEELRRLMKEKQRLSTNRKRIESPFAKYNRLGQLSCALCNTPVKSELLWQTHVLGKQHREKVAELKGAKEASQGSSASSAPQTVKRKAPDADGQDAKRAKATLVPQVQPSTSALPTNFDKIGKEFIRTTSSKPSGLSLLPDYEDEEEEEEEEEGDGERKRGDASKPLSDAQGKEHSVSSSREVTSSVLPDDFFSTNPPKAPIIPHSGSIEKAEIHEKVVERRENTAEALPEGFFDDPEVDARVRKVDAPKDQMDKEWDEFQKAMRQVNTISEAIVAEEDEEGRLDRQIGEIDEQIECYRRVEKLRNRQDEIKNKLKEILTIKELQKKEEENADSDDEGELQDLLSQDWRVKGALL from the coding sequence ATGCCTCGCCGGACGGAAACCAGAATCGCTTTGGGTCTGGTCGCCAAGATGGCGTCCTCCGCCTCCGCTAGGATTCCGGCCGGGAAGCGAGTGGTAAATCAGGAAGAATTGCGGCGGTTAATGAAGGAGAAGCAGCGTCTGAGCACCAATCGGAAACGGATAGAATCTCCATTCGCGAAGTACAACCGTTTGGGGCAGCTGAGTTGTGCCCTGTGTAACACCCCGGTTAAGAGCGAGCTCCTGTGGCAGACTCACGTCCTGGGAAAGCAGCACCGAGAGAAAGTGGCCGAGCTGAAAGGCGCGAAGGAAGCCAGCCAGGGTTCGTCCGCCAGCTCAGCGCCTCAGACCGTCAAGAGGAAAGCGCCGGACGCAGACGGCCAAGACGCCAAGAGAGCGAAGGCCACCTTGGTGCCTCAGGTACAGCCCTCCACATCTGCGTTGCCCACCAACTTTGACAAAATAGGAAAGGAGTTCATTAGAACGACTTCCAGTAAGCCTTCAGGACTCAGTTTACTCCCCGATTatgaagatgaggaggaggaggaagaggaggaggaaggagatggagaaagaaaaaggggggACGCCAGCAAGCCGCTGTCCGACGCACAGGGCAAGGAGCACTCAGTTTCTTCTTCGCGGGAGGTAACAAGTAGTGTGCTGCCAGACGATTTCTTTAGTACTAATCCTCCCAAGGCCCCCATAATTCCTCATTCAGGGTCAATTGAGAAagcagaaatacatgaaaaagtagtggaaaggagagaaaacaccGCGGAAGCGTTACCGGAAGGTTTTTTTGACGACCCTGAGGTAGATGCAAGGGTGCGAAAGGTTGATGCCCCAAAAGATCAGATGGACAAAGAGTGGGACGAATTCCAAAAAGCCATGAGGCAGGTCAACACTATTTCCGAAGCCATAGTTGCCGAAGAGGATGAGGAGGGACGGTTGGACCGCCAGATTGGGGAGATCGATGAGCAGATAGAGTGTTATCGACGGGTGGAAAAGCTACGGAATCGCcaggatgaaataaaaaataaacttaaagaaATCCTGACCATAAAAGAACtgcagaaaaaggaagaagagaatgcTGACAGCGATGATGAGGGGGAACTACAGGATTTGTTGTCTCAGGATTGGAGAGTGAAAGGGGCATTGTTATAA